ATCATACGAGCAACATCACCTTTCCATTCATCACCTGGGTACCAGTTTCCTTGAGCTGTAATTCCTGAATTACCTGAACCAGTTTCAAATTTACGGTTACTACGAGATGAGTTTCTTTGAGCATCACATGGACGTAAGTTGTGTGCATCAGCTCCAGGACCAGTAGTTCCTAGATTTGGACTAGCTAAAGATTTAGAATATACGTGTTCACGATTCCATACTCCAGAACCACTTCCATGGTTATCCTTTCCTCGAGTTCGATCGTTCGTAATGTCTGAGTCTGAATCATTCCAACCGTAAATTAAAACAACTTTAGTATTGTCGGTAGGATCGATATCTGTTTGTTTTAAAGCATTCCATACATCTGGAGTATATGTAAGAATAGTTGTATGAGTGCTAATAATTTTGGTAGCTAGTTCGTCTTTTAAAGCAGATCCGGTAAGGTTCATGTTTACATCATTGTAATATGTTGGAACCTGGGAAAATGCCGAAAATGACAATGCCAGCATGAAAAAATAGGGTAGTAGATTTTTCATTTATTTGATATTAAGTTAATTACAAAAAACGAGGCAAATTAACAGTTTTTTAACAAGTTGCAATGTTATGTAAAGGTTAAGAAATTGTAAATTATAAAAATGTTATTAACAATCTTTTAAGTTAAAAGGTGTTTTTTATTCAAAAAAAACAAAAAACCTTATCAATCTGATAAGGTTTTTATGAAATATGTAAAATAAATGTATTCTCTATTTCTTGATGAATTTTTGTGTAAGGGATTTTTGTCCATCATTGATTTGAACCAAGTAAATTCCTGATTCTAAATTGCTAATGTTAATGTTTGTATCCGTACTTCCACTCTTAACTAGCTGACCAATAGTATTTGTTATTTGATAGCTAGCCTTTCTACGATCTTGAAACTGTATATTTATGAAATTAGAAGCTGGATTAGGATACACTGAAGCTTTGAAAATTGGCTTTTCATTTCCTAGTTCTGCTTCCGCTAAAATGTTTTTAGTTCCTCTCGATGATGTACCAATATTTACGGTATAATCTTCTACTTCTCCATATGAAAATGTTTCGCATGCTGTTGCTGTTGCGTTCCATTTCATAGAAACACGCATTCTAGTTTTACCTATTTTTGCAGTAGTTGGTACAGTAAAAGTGTAAGAAAGATTTGCAGCGCTAGAAGAAGAACCACTGGCTACTAATTCGTTACTTTCAAAAGTTCCATTTTGATTATAATCAATCCAAACTCTCCAAAATTCCGTATATGATGATCCTGAAAAACCTGCACTTACAATAATATTATTTGTTCCGAAAGGTAGGTTACCTGTTAATGAAGTAAAATCTCCATATCCTGAGTTGGCTCCGGTAGTATTTGAAATTCCTCCAATAACAACATTATCTATATATTCATAACTAGCATTGTTTCCTTTAGAAGAACAATAATTTAATACAACTGATTTGGTTGTTACACCTAAAGTAGTACTTGAAGCAGAAATATTTCCTGCTGCGTCTTTTGCTTTTATGGAAAATGTATAGTTAGTACTAGCGGTTAATCCAGTAACACCATAGTTAGCAGAAGTAACAGAAGCTATTTTTGTATTTCCTTGATATACGTCGTATCCAGTAACTCCTACATTGTCAGTAGAAGCAGTCCAATTCAAATCTACAGAAGTAGTTGTTACATTGGCAACAGTTAAGTTTGCAGGAACAGATGGAGCAGAAGTGTCAGTATTAGATTTAGTGGTAATTCCAAGATTACTACTTGACGTTGATATATTTCCAGCTGCATCTTTTGATTTTATAGAGAACGTATAGTTCGTACTAGCTGTTAATCCTGTTACATTATAATTAGTTGAAGTAACTGAAGTAATTTTAGTACTTCCTTGATACACATCATATCCAGTAACTCCTACGTTATCTGTTGAAGCTGTCCAAGATAAGTTAACAGAAGTTTGTGTTATATTAGTTCCAGCTAGATTAGTTGGTGTGGTAGGAGCTTGGGTATCTGAAACCGCACCATCAATTGAATGAGAACCTAACCCCGAGAAAGTGTCTTTAGCTAAAACATTCCATTCACTGCTATTGTAAGTGTTACTTGGTTGATTTATAGAAGACTTTCTCTGTAAAGTTTTGTCTTTAGCAAAATTTGAAGAACTAGTAGGATTTCCAATAGCATCAAGTAAAGTACTACCTTTAAACAACCCAACAGCATCATTTCCGTTAAAAGATAAGACGTTAGTATCTGTTCTTTGCGCTTTGTTTTTCAATGTTGAAGAGGCACTTGAATGAGCTATAACATATACCTGACCATTTGCTAAAGATCCACTTAAAGTAAGCGTACTAGACCAGTTACCTCCGTTAGTAGCCTTTCTTAATGAATAATTAGCTAAGTTTACGGTAGCGCCTGTAAAGTTTGCTATTTCAATTGCTTTATTGTTAGATGAACCTTCTACATACTCTGAAATTAATAATTCCGTTGCATTTCCTCCTCCAGAGCTTCCTCCTGAAGTTGTAGTAACATTTACAGTATTACTAGATACTGATGTATTTCCAGCTGCATCTTTAGCTTTTACAGAAAATGTATATGCCGTTGAAGCAGTTAAACCAGTTACTTGGTAGTTTGTTGCAGTTACCGTTGCTATTTTAGTACTTCCATTAAAAACTTCGTATCCTGTAATACCAACATTGTCGGTAGCTGCTAACCAAGATAAACTTACTGAAGTGCTTGTTGTGTTAGAAGTTGTTAAGTTACTTGGTGCAGTTGGTGCTTGAGTGTCAGATGAACCACCACCATTTCCAAACAAATCTTCTGCTTGTGGACCTCCCCAGATTTTAGTAGCAAATGCAGGGTTGTCTATAAATGGGTTACGGTTTCCTTGTAATCCTTGAATAATAGGGTTACGTTGTTTTTCAAAATCAGAAACAGGATCTTCTGCATTCCATTGTAATAATAAATCAATCATGTTACTATCAGAAGCGTTTGTTGTACCAATAGTTACATTAGAAGGTAAACATTGGTTACCATAACGTAAATATACATACATCATCATACGAGCAACATCTCCTTTCCACTCATCACCTGGATACCATCCACCAGCTACATCTCCTGCATTTCCAGAACCAGCAGCGAATTTTTTACTGCTTCTTTGTGAGTTAAAAGAAATATCAGCAGGTCTAAGATGATGCACATCGGCACCTGGTCCTGATGTACCTAAGTTAGGGTTACCTAATGATTTAGGGTATACATGCTCTCTGTTCCATTGTGATCCAGCACTACCACCATTATTATCTTTTCCTCTAGTTCTATCGGTAACATAATTTCCATCCGTATCGCTATAACCATATATTAGAACAACTTTATTATTATTCGTTGGATCTAAATCTGTTTGTTTTAAAGCGTCCCATACACCTGGTGTGTAGGATAGATTAGTAGTATGCGTACTTGTTATTTTAGTAGCTAAGGCATCTTTTAAGGAAGTACCTGTTAAATTCAAATTCACATCATTGTAATACGTAGGAATTTGAGAAAATACTGATAAACTTGTAATCAGTAAAATGAAGGGTAATAATTTTCTCATAAATATTGAGTTATGTTAAAAAAATAGGTGGGGGCGCGCAAAGGAACAAATATAATTTACGCTATGTGTTACCAGAAGGTTAACAAAGAGTTAAGTATAAAGAAGAGGTTTTGGTCTGATTGTTTCCTTTATTTTATGTAAATTTGCGGGCTAAATTCAGAGATTGATTATGAAAGTATCATACAACTGGTTGAAACAGTTTTTACAAATAGATTGGGAAGCAGAGAAAACAGGAGAATTGCTGACCGATTTAGGACTTGAAGTAGAAGGAATAGAGAAAGTTGAAAGTATCAAAGGAAGCTTACAAGGAGTGGTTGTAGGAGAAGTTTTAACTTGTGTTAAGCATCCAAATGCAGACAAGTTAAAAGTAACTACTGTGAATTTAGGAGGAGAATCTCCTGTACAAATTGTTTGTGGTGCTCCAAACGTAGATGCTGGTCAAAAAGTTCCTGTAGCAACTATTGGAACGATGTTGTATGATGAGAAAGGAGAAGGATTTAAGATCAAAAAAGGAAAGATTAGAGGAGAAGAAAGCCACGGAATGATCTGTGCTGAGGATGAATTAGGCTTAGGCAAAGGACATGATGGTATTATGATTTTAGATAATTCTTTAGTACCTGGTACACCTTGTTCTGAGGTTTTTAATATAGAGATTGATTATGTTTTTGAAATTGGATTAACACCCAATCGTGCAGATGCTATGAGCCATTTTGGTGTAGCAAGGGATTTACGTGCTGGTTTGATTCAACAAGGAACTAACTTAGAGTTAATATCTCCATCGGTTTCTGATTTTCACGTAGATGAGCGTACACATAAAATTGATATAGAAGTAGACGATAAAGATTTAGTACCTCGTTATTGTGGAATTACCATTACAGATGTTGAAGTAAAAGAATCTCCAGAATGGATTCAAAATAGATTGAAAGCAATTGGTTTAGCCCCAAAGAATAATATTGTAGATATCACAAATTATGTTTTACATGAATTAGGGCAACCATTGCATGCTTTTGATGCTTCAAAAATTAAAGGAAATAAAGTAGTTGTTAAAACTTTAGAAGAAGGAACTAAATTTGTTACTCTAGACGAGGTTGAAAGAGAGTTGTCTTCTGAAGATATTATGATTTGCGATGCTGATGATAATCCATTATGTATTGGTGGTGTATTTGGAGGATTAAAATCGGGAGTTACAGAACATACTACATCAATCTTCTTAGAAAGCGCATATTTTAACCCAGTTTCTGTTCGTAAAACAGCGAAAAGATATGGTTTAAATACTGATGCTTCTTTCCGATTTGAAAGAGGTATTGATATTAATTTAACGAAGTATGCCTTAAAACGTGCCGCTTTGTTAATTGAAGAATATGCAGGAGGAAAAATGTCTTCAGATATTTTGGATTTTTATCCAGAGAAAGTAGAAGATTTCCAAGTTTTTTTATCATATGAAAACGCTTATAGATTAATAGGTCAAGAAATTCCGAAAGAAACAATTAAAAATATTTTAGCTTCTTTAGAAATTAAAATTAATAGTGAAACTGCTGGTGGATTAGGTTTAACAATACCTTCTTATAGAGTAGATGTTCAAAGAGAAGCAGATATTATTGAAGAAATTTTACGTGTTTACGGATACAATAATATTGAGTTTTCTCATAAATTAAATACATCTATTTCATTTGATAGCAATACAGATGTTCAAATAGAAAACATAATAGCAAATCAATTAACCTCATTAGGGTTCAATGAAACAATGGCTAACTCTTTAACAAAAGCTGATTATGTTGCATTATCTGAGAATTTAAAAGAGGAACATAATGTAGAGATGCTAAACCCATTAAGTAATGACTTAAAGGTAATGCGTCAATCTTTATTGTTTAGTGGATTGGAAAGTGTTGCTTATAACATTAATAGAAAGAACAATGCGCTTAAACTTTATGAGTTTGGAAAAACATATCATAAATATGAAAGCAGTTATCAAGAAGATAAACATTTAACGTTATTTGTAACAGGTAATAGAGTTAAAGATAGTTGGAAAGTTACCAGTCAAGCTTCTGATTTCTTTTATTTGAAAGGAATTATTACAGGAATGTTAGAGCGTTTAGGTATTTCTGGAATAAAGACCTCACCAGTTAAATCTGATATCTTTTCAGAAGGAGTAACATTAAGTCTTGGAAAGATAAAGTTAGTTGAATTTGGAGTAGTTAAAAGAGCTATTTTAAAGGAGTTTTCAATAAAACAAGAAGTATTATTTGCTGATTTTAATTGGCAAAATATTTTAGGTTTAGTTGGAAAAAAGAAAATCAAAGTATCTGATTTACCTAAGTTTCCTGCTGTAAAGAGAGATTTAGCTTTATTATTAGATAATAAAGTAGCGTTTAAAGAGCTTTATAATTTAGCATTCCAATCTGAAAGAAAATTGTTAAAGGATGTAGACCTGTTTGATGTCTATGAAGGTGATAAATTACCAGAAGGCAAGAAGTCTTATGCTGTTAGTTTTGTTTTGCAAGATGAAAATAAAACATTGGCAGATAAGCAAATAGATAAAATCATGCAAAAATTGCAGCAAACATTCGAAAAGAATTTAAATGCTGTTTTAAGATAATCCATAAGCTCCAATTGTATTGGGGCTTTTTTTAAATTTTTAAATTAAATTAACGTGTTAAAAAAAGAAAAATTAATCATAGTCTTAGTATTGTTATGCTTTTCATTAAAGGCGCAAGATAAAAGTGAAAAAGAATTAGAAAGTCAAATAGATTCGATAGGACTAAAAATAGATGAAACACTCACAAACTTAGATAAAAGTTATGTGAATCAACTATATGATATACAGGCGTTATCGGAATTATTTTTGGTAGAGTCGAAAAATAAACGAATTCAAAAGTTCAATAAAGAGTTTTATACTGGATTTAGAGAAAATTTCGATTTTGGAAACATTTTATTGAGAGAAATAGAAGCGGGAGCATCTTATGATTATTTAGGATATGAGAAAAGTGATGATGGAGGATATAAGTTGTTGTTTCGATTGTATGGAGAAGGGTTGAATTATCATAAACACATACTTAAATATATAAATGGAGAATTTAAAATAGTAGATACATACATAGCTTTATCTGGTGAGAATATAAGTGATTCTTTTGGTTCTATTTACAAAGGAGTATTATTTAAAAGTGGATTATTTCCAAAGTTAGGCAAGCAGAATGGAAAAGGCACACTAACGGATTTGTTCATAATTCAGAAAATAAAGAAACTACAAGCTGAAGGAAAGTTTGAAGAAGCTTATGAGTTGTTTGGTACTTTGAGTGATGAAGGAAAAAACAAGAAGATTTATAAGATTGTTAATCTTATGATAGCTGCAGAGTTAAATGATGAAGATAAATACCTAGATGCTATAAAGAGTTACGAAGATCAATTTCCTAATGATGTAAGTTTATATCTAGTTTCTATAGATGGTTATATTCTAAAAAAGAAGTATGATAAAGCGCTAGAGACAATAAATAATTTGGACAAAGCGGTTGGAGGAGATTCTTTTTTAAACTTTATGAAAGGAAATATTTATTATCTTAAAAAGAATTATGAATTATCGGAAAAGTTGTTTTTAGAAACTACAGAAGAATATCCTTCATTTTTTGAAGCTTTTGATAGTTTATTGTCAGTTTACATTGAAACTGATAAAACTCAAGAAGCATTGGGAATTTTAGATGTTATGATTAAGGAATTTGAATTAACAAAAGAGTTACTAGGCTCTTTGGTAGAAGAAAACTTTCCAAATTTTTCAAAAAAGGAGGAAGTAATAGAATGGTTAAAACAAAAGTAATATGTATAAAATTATTGTTCGTCCGATTTTCTTTTTATTTGATCCAGAGAAGATCCATTATTTTACATTTTCGTTAGTTAAGTTTCTATCAAAAATTCCTTTTGTATCGGCTTTGTTTAGAAGTATGTATCAGGTAAATGATAAGCGCTTAGAACGTACATTGTTTGGATTAACGTTTAAAAATCCTGTTGGTTTGGCTGCTGGTTTTGATAAAAATGCTGTTTTATATAATGAGCTTGCAGATTTTGGTTTTGGGTTTATAGAAATTGGAACTGTAACACCAAAAGGGCAAATAGGGAATCCTAAAAAAAGATTGTTTCGATTGAAGGATGATAAAGGAATTATCAATAGAATGGGGTTTAACAATGAAGGACTTGAAGCGGCAATTGAACAATTAAAAAAGAATAAAGGAAAGCTTATAATTGGTGGTAATATTGGAAAGAATACTTTAACCAAACCAGAAAATTATACAGAAGATTATGTGGCTTGTTTTAAAGGCTTACATCCTCATGTAGATTATTTTGTGCTAAATGTGAGCTGCCCTAATGTAAGTAGTCATGCAAAATTGGAAGATGCCGATTATTTAAAGGAGCTTATCACGGAAGTTCAAGCATTAA
The sequence above is a segment of the Tenacibaculum sp. 190130A14a genome. Coding sequences within it:
- a CDS encoding endonuclease, producing the protein MRKLLPFILLITSLSVFSQIPTYYNDVNLNLTGTSLKDALATKITSTHTTNLSYTPGVWDALKQTDLDPTNNNKVVLIYGYSDTDGNYVTDRTRGKDNNGGSAGSQWNREHVYPKSLGNPNLGTSGPGADVHHLRPADISFNSQRSSKKFAAGSGNAGDVAGGWYPGDEWKGDVARMMMYVYLRYGNQCLPSNVTIGTTNASDSNMIDLLLQWNAEDPVSDFEKQRNPIIQGLQGNRNPFIDNPAFATKIWGGPQAEDLFGNGGGSSDTQAPTAPSNLTTSNTTSTSVSLSWLAATDNVGITGYEVFNGSTKIATVTATNYQVTGLTASTAYTFSVKAKDAAGNTSVSSNTVNVTTTSGGSSGGGNATELLISEYVEGSSNNKAIEIANFTGATVNLANYSLRKATNGGNWSSTLTLSGSLANGQVYVIAHSSASSTLKNKAQRTDTNVLSFNGNDAVGLFKGSTLLDAIGNPTSSSNFAKDKTLQRKSSINQPSNTYNSSEWNVLAKDTFSGLGSHSIDGAVSDTQAPTTPTNLAGTNITQTSVNLSWTASTDNVGVTGYDVYQGSTKITSVTSTNYNVTGLTASTNYTFSIKSKDAAGNISTSSSNLGITTKSNTDTSAPSVPANLTVANVTTTSVDLNWTASTDNVGVTGYDVYQGNTKIASVTSANYGVTGLTASTNYTFSIKAKDAAGNISASSTTLGVTTKSVVLNYCSSKGNNASYEYIDNVVIGGISNTTGANSGYGDFTSLTGNLPFGTNNIIVSAGFSGSSYTEFWRVWIDYNQNGTFESNELVASGSSSSAANLSYTFTVPTTAKIGKTRMRVSMKWNATATACETFSYGEVEDYTVNIGTSSRGTKNILAEAELGNEKPIFKASVYPNPASNFINIQFQDRRKASYQITNTIGQLVKSGSTDTNINISNLESGIYLVQINDGQKSLTQKFIKK
- the pheT gene encoding phenylalanine--tRNA ligase subunit beta codes for the protein MKVSYNWLKQFLQIDWEAEKTGELLTDLGLEVEGIEKVESIKGSLQGVVVGEVLTCVKHPNADKLKVTTVNLGGESPVQIVCGAPNVDAGQKVPVATIGTMLYDEKGEGFKIKKGKIRGEESHGMICAEDELGLGKGHDGIMILDNSLVPGTPCSEVFNIEIDYVFEIGLTPNRADAMSHFGVARDLRAGLIQQGTNLELISPSVSDFHVDERTHKIDIEVDDKDLVPRYCGITITDVEVKESPEWIQNRLKAIGLAPKNNIVDITNYVLHELGQPLHAFDASKIKGNKVVVKTLEEGTKFVTLDEVERELSSEDIMICDADDNPLCIGGVFGGLKSGVTEHTTSIFLESAYFNPVSVRKTAKRYGLNTDASFRFERGIDINLTKYALKRAALLIEEYAGGKMSSDILDFYPEKVEDFQVFLSYENAYRLIGQEIPKETIKNILASLEIKINSETAGGLGLTIPSYRVDVQREADIIEEILRVYGYNNIEFSHKLNTSISFDSNTDVQIENIIANQLTSLGFNETMANSLTKADYVALSENLKEEHNVEMLNPLSNDLKVMRQSLLFSGLESVAYNINRKNNALKLYEFGKTYHKYESSYQEDKHLTLFVTGNRVKDSWKVTSQASDFFYLKGIITGMLERLGISGIKTSPVKSDIFSEGVTLSLGKIKLVEFGVVKRAILKEFSIKQEVLFADFNWQNILGLVGKKKIKVSDLPKFPAVKRDLALLLDNKVAFKELYNLAFQSERKLLKDVDLFDVYEGDKLPEGKKSYAVSFVLQDENKTLADKQIDKIMQKLQQTFEKNLNAVLR
- a CDS encoding quinone-dependent dihydroorotate dehydrogenase, which encodes MYKIIVRPIFFLFDPEKIHYFTFSLVKFLSKIPFVSALFRSMYQVNDKRLERTLFGLTFKNPVGLAAGFDKNAVLYNELADFGFGFIEIGTVTPKGQIGNPKKRLFRLKDDKGIINRMGFNNEGLEAAIEQLKKNKGKLIIGGNIGKNTLTKPENYTEDYVACFKGLHPHVDYFVLNVSCPNVSSHAKLEDADYLKELITEVQALNNQEETPKPILLKIAPDLNNQQLDEIITLVADTKIDGVIASNTSVNREGLKVSDKRLQEIGNGGLSGQPVKERSTRVIKYLADHSNKSFPIIGVGGIHSEKDALEKLKAGADLVQIYTGFIYEGPSLVKRINKAILAEN